One stretch of Periplaneta americana isolate PAMFEO1 chromosome 1, P.americana_PAMFEO1_priV1, whole genome shotgun sequence DNA includes these proteins:
- the Rpi gene encoding ribose-5-phosphate isomerase: protein MSTASSCLWRVKKWKFSGRHAEIFRGCLIPTRDYLCPVKLPRPRIDSFGPTSQVHQRIMSPVDYAKKVAAVKAVDEYVKDNYIIGVGSGSTIVYAVERLAQRVKDENLHVVCVPTSYQARQLILNHKLHLGDLEMYPQLDCAIDGADEVDANMTLIKGGGGCLTQEKIVASCAKQLIIIGDESKESQKLGEKYKKGIPIEVIPMAYYPIQQKIESLYGGNAELRMGKMKAGPLVTDNGNFILDWKFPASDFDWASVNTTIKMIPGVVETGLFVNMVTKVYYGTSSGDVKEHKI from the exons ATGTCAACAGCTTCTTCGTGCTTGTGGAGAGTAAAGAAGTGGAAATTCTCGGGCAGGCATGCAGAGATATTTCGTGGATGTTTGATTCCAACACGTGATTATTTATGTCCCGTTAAATTGCCAAGGCCGCGAATAGATAGTTTTGGACCAACAAGTCAGGTGCATCAGAGAATTATGTCACCGGTAGATTACGCAAAGAAAGTTGCGGCTGTGAAAGCAGTTGATGAGTATGTTAAG GATAACTATATAATTGGAGTTGGAAGTGGTTCTACAATTGTGTACGCTGTTGAGAGACTAG CACAGAGAGTGAAAGATGAGAACCTTCACGTGGTATGTGTTCCAACTTCATATCAAGCAAGACAACTCATTCTGAACCACAAACTTCATCTAGGAGACTTGGAGATGTATCCTCAG TTGGATTGTGCCATAGATGGTGCTGATGAAGTGGATGCTAATATGACACTTATAAAAGGAGGCGGAGGATGCCTTACACAAGAAAAAATAGTAGCTTCCTGTGCTAAACAGCTGATCATTATTGGAGATGAATC GAAAGAATCTCAGAAACTTGGAGAGAAGTACAAGAAAGGAATTCCAATTGAGGTTATTCCTATGGCATATTACCCTATTCAGCAGAAGATTGAATCATTGTATGGAGGCAATGCTGAACTCCGTATGGGGAAAATGAAAGCA GGACCTCTAGTCACTGACAATGGAAATTTCATTTTGGACTGGAAATTTCCAGCATCAGATTTCGACTGGGCTTCTGTAAATACCACCATTAAAATGATTCCTG GTGTGGTAGAGACAGGTTTATTTGTTAACATGGTCACCAAAGTATATTACGGCACATCAAGTGGAGACGTGAAAGAACACaagatttga